The following coding sequences are from one Schizosaccharomyces osmophilus chromosome 1, complete sequence window:
- the rfp2 gene encoding SUMO-targeted ubiquitin-protein ligase subunit Rfp2: MNLQGLQLPGREHAFSPEVIDLTEEIHDPVANEEVSEVPFLDLTRISENRSRRRRRIENDFAIEGTPSTRSISNRVGRPPVSVGGGIYWTRQRRRASLQRLTGQPSSKSQPHITKPVPAPGFTYDVKPEMFLVCAVCKTELINNGTISIFASKCTHVFCSSCTKDLRKKTQPCPVTHCEKRITKRALFPLYI, translated from the exons ATGAACCTACAAGGCTTGCAAC TACCAGGAAGAGAGCATGCGTTCTCGCCAGAAGTGATTGACTTAACAGAGGAAATACATGATCCAGTTGCAAACGAAGAAGTTTCAGAAGTACCTTTCTTGGATTTAACTAGAATATCAGAAAATAGATCcagaagaagacgaagaattgaaaatgattttgcAATTGAAGGTACACCTTCCACTCGTTCTATTTCAAATCGAGTTGGTCGGCCTCCAGTGTCAGTAGGCGGTGGTATATATTGGACGAGACAGCGAAGAAGAGCTTCGTTACAAAGATTAACTGGTCAGCCTTCTTCGAAATCCCAACCCCATATTACAAAACCAGTACCGGCTCCTGGCTTCACTTACGATGTAAAACCGGAGATGTTTTTGGTGTGTGCCGTATGCAAGACGGAACTTATCAATAATGGAACGATTTCTATATTTGCTTCAAAGTGCACTCATGTATTCTGCTCTTCATGTACGAAAGATCTTCGAAAAAAAACTCAACCATGCCCGGTGACACATTGTGAAAAACGCATCACGAAACGAGCTCTCTTTCCTCTATACATCTGA